From Enterococcus wangshanyuanii, the proteins below share one genomic window:
- the polA gene encoding DNA polymerase I, translated as MTKKKLLLVDGNSVAFRAFYAVQNFESFKTKNGLHTNAILFFNNMLDNIMQKEEPSHVLIAFDAGKTTFRHAFFDDYKAGRAKTPGEFKEQMPYIRELIDALGIQHYELPEYEADDIIGTLARRVEADDFEVVVVSGDKDLTQLADKNIRVEVTAKGVSELVTYTPEFIKEKYGLTPLQIIDMKGLAGDSSDNIPGVTRVGEKTAIKLLTEYGSVEGLYEHIDELKPSKMKENLINDKEQAFLSKKLATIDVNAPIDISIDNLVYNGKNLDKLVPFYREMEFKQHLSKLNIQEEAVDLADVHFDVVDTFTKEMFTEDMALYVEMMEANYHTSPIVGVAWGTKKKIYTTNNLALFESQPFIDWLLSDKYQKVVYDAKRTYVSLNRYVGKTKGIKFDVLLAAYLLDTNDNSTDIEGVAQYYGYGDIQSDEAIYGKGAKKGLPEDEEVFFSHLARKVNAIHFLTEKLDHELAEKNQSDLFYKMELPLSRILADMEITGIRVDAQRLRDMRIEFSDRLREIEQKIYAEAGEEFNLNSPKQLGVILFEKMGLPVIKKTKTGYSTAVDVLEQLKEQAPIVEDILVYRQIAKIQSTYVEGLLKVIQPDEKIHTRYVQTLTQTGRLSSIDPNLQNIPIRLDEGRKIRQAFVPREKDWLIFSSDYSQIELRVLAHISDDQHLKEAFIEGQDIHSSTAMRVFGIEKAEDVTPNMRRQAKAVNFGIVYGISDYGLSQNLGITRKQAQEYIDTYFEKYPGVKKYMEEIVRDAKDKGFVETLYHRRRYLPDINSRNFNLRSFAERTAINTPIQGSAADILKIAMIEMDQRLKEENMQATMLLQVHDELVFEVPESELEKLNDLVKDVMENAVALHVPLITDSSWGKTWYEAK; from the coding sequence ATGACAAAAAAGAAGTTATTATTAGTAGATGGGAATAGTGTAGCGTTTCGAGCGTTTTATGCTGTTCAAAATTTTGAGTCATTTAAAACCAAAAATGGCTTACATACAAATGCGATTCTATTTTTTAACAATATGTTAGACAACATTATGCAAAAAGAAGAGCCAAGTCATGTCTTGATTGCTTTTGACGCAGGAAAGACGACCTTCCGCCATGCTTTTTTTGATGACTATAAAGCTGGTCGAGCTAAAACTCCAGGTGAGTTTAAGGAACAAATGCCTTATATACGCGAGCTGATCGATGCTTTGGGTATACAGCACTATGAGCTGCCGGAATACGAAGCTGATGACATCATTGGGACTCTTGCACGTCGTGTGGAAGCAGATGATTTTGAAGTAGTTGTAGTCTCAGGAGATAAAGATTTAACGCAATTGGCTGATAAGAATATCAGAGTAGAGGTGACTGCAAAAGGCGTTAGTGAATTAGTCACTTATACACCAGAGTTTATTAAAGAAAAATACGGCTTGACCCCTCTACAAATAATCGATATGAAAGGTCTTGCAGGAGACAGCTCAGATAATATACCCGGAGTGACTCGGGTAGGTGAAAAGACAGCGATCAAACTGTTGACAGAGTATGGTTCGGTAGAAGGCTTATACGAACATATCGATGAGCTGAAACCAAGCAAGATGAAAGAAAACTTGATCAATGATAAAGAACAGGCCTTTTTAAGTAAAAAGCTTGCAACGATCGATGTCAATGCACCGATCGACATTTCGATTGATAATCTAGTTTATAATGGAAAAAATTTAGACAAATTAGTTCCTTTTTATCGTGAAATGGAATTTAAACAACATTTAAGTAAATTGAATATTCAAGAAGAAGCTGTTGATTTAGCGGATGTTCATTTTGATGTTGTTGATACGTTTACAAAAGAGATGTTTACAGAAGATATGGCGTTGTATGTAGAAATGATGGAAGCCAATTATCATACATCGCCGATCGTCGGAGTAGCATGGGGAACAAAGAAAAAGATTTATACAACAAACAATTTGGCTCTTTTTGAAAGTCAGCCTTTTATCGACTGGCTCTTGTCAGATAAATATCAGAAAGTCGTGTATGATGCGAAACGTACGTATGTATCACTTAATCGTTATGTTGGCAAAACAAAAGGTATCAAGTTTGATGTATTGCTGGCGGCATATTTATTAGATACGAACGACAATAGCACGGATATTGAAGGTGTTGCACAATATTACGGATATGGTGACATTCAATCAGATGAAGCGATCTATGGAAAAGGGGCTAAAAAAGGATTACCTGAAGATGAAGAAGTATTCTTTAGTCACTTGGCAAGAAAAGTCAATGCGATCCATTTTCTGACAGAAAAACTGGATCATGAATTAGCTGAAAAAAATCAATCAGATCTGTTCTATAAAATGGAATTACCCTTGTCTCGTATTTTAGCTGATATGGAAATTACTGGAATCAGAGTAGATGCTCAGCGATTGAGAGATATGCGTATCGAATTTTCAGACCGTCTACGTGAAATCGAACAAAAAATCTATGCTGAAGCAGGTGAAGAATTCAACTTGAATTCGCCAAAACAATTAGGTGTGATTTTATTTGAAAAAATGGGCTTGCCGGTCATCAAAAAGACGAAAACAGGCTATTCAACAGCGGTCGATGTTTTGGAGCAATTGAAAGAGCAGGCACCGATCGTCGAAGATATTTTGGTGTACCGCCAAATCGCCAAAATCCAATCAACGTATGTAGAGGGCTTACTGAAAGTAATTCAGCCTGACGAGAAGATTCATACACGTTACGTGCAAACATTGACACAAACTGGACGTTTAAGTTCGATCGATCCAAACCTGCAAAATATACCGATCCGTTTGGATGAGGGAAGAAAAATTCGTCAAGCATTTGTTCCGAGAGAAAAGGATTGGCTTATTTTCTCTTCTGATTACTCACAAATTGAATTGCGTGTATTAGCACACATCTCAGACGATCAGCACTTAAAAGAAGCGTTTATTGAAGGGCAGGATATCCATTCCAGTACGGCGATGCGGGTCTTCGGTATTGAAAAAGCAGAAGATGTAACGCCAAACATGCGTCGTCAAGCAAAAGCAGTGAATTTCGGGATCGTTTATGGAATCAGTGATTATGGCTTGTCTCAAAATCTAGGAATCACTAGAAAGCAAGCACAGGAATATATCGATACGTACTTTGAAAAATACCCAGGCGTTAAAAAATATATGGAAGAGATCGTTCGTGATGCAAAAGACAAGGGCTTTGTTGAGACATTGTATCATCGTCGCCGTTATTTGCCTGATATCAATTCGCGAAACTTCAATTTACGTTCATTTGCTGAACGTACAGCGATCAACACGCCGATTCAAGGAAGTGCGGCGGATATTTTGAAAATCGCAATGATCGAAATGGATCAACGCTTAAAAGAAGAAAACATGCAGGCGACTATGCTACTTCAAGTGCACGATGAACTCGTTTTTGAAGTCCCTGAATCTGAGCTTGAGAAACTAAATGACTTAGTCAAAGATGTGATGGAAAATGCTGTTGCTCTTCATGTGCCTTTGATTACAGACAGCAGTTGGGGCAAAACATGGTACGAAGCAAAATAA
- the mutM gene encoding DNA-formamidopyrimidine glycosylase, with product MPELPEVETVRKGLEKLVIGKTIKEVTILWPRIIEAPEAEVFALKLVGQRLEKMDRRGKYLIFKFTDYDMISHLRMEGKYETHDSEDPRDKHTHVIFTFTDGTELRYLDVRKFGRMTLVEKNQGKNYKGILALGPEPILTEFKLKPFREGLKKHHKAIKPLLLDQRLVTGLGNIYVDEALWEAKIHPEQPADSLNSKEVNLLYYAIIDVLGRAVEAGGTTIRSYLNALGEAGTFQVSLNVYGQTNQPCPRCGTPIKKIKVAQRGTHFCPKCQTLKVRN from the coding sequence ATGCCTGAATTACCAGAAGTTGAAACGGTTCGAAAAGGGTTGGAAAAATTAGTTATTGGGAAGACGATCAAAGAAGTAACTATCTTATGGCCGAGAATCATTGAAGCGCCAGAAGCAGAGGTTTTTGCTCTAAAACTTGTTGGACAGCGTCTTGAAAAAATGGATCGTCGCGGAAAATATTTGATTTTTAAATTCACTGATTATGATATGATCTCTCATTTAAGAATGGAAGGAAAATACGAAACCCATGACAGCGAAGATCCACGTGATAAGCATACCCACGTGATATTTACGTTTACTGATGGAACTGAACTTCGTTATTTGGATGTTCGCAAATTTGGTCGAATGACGCTCGTTGAAAAAAATCAAGGGAAAAATTATAAAGGGATTCTAGCTTTAGGTCCTGAACCAATCTTAACTGAATTCAAATTGAAGCCATTTCGTGAAGGCTTAAAAAAACATCATAAGGCAATCAAACCACTACTTTTAGACCAACGTTTAGTAACTGGATTAGGAAATATTTACGTTGATGAAGCATTATGGGAAGCTAAAATCCATCCGGAGCAACCGGCCGATTCGTTAAATTCTAAAGAAGTGAATCTCCTTTATTACGCGATCATCGACGTTTTAGGACGCGCTGTTGAAGCGGGTGGGACAACGATTCGCAGTTATTTGAATGCATTAGGAGAAGCTGGGACCTTTCAGGTATCATTAAATGTATACGGTCAGACAAATCAGCCATGTCCAAGATGCGGCACACCAATTAAAAAAATTAAAGTTGCTCAAAGAGGGACTCATTTTTGTCCAAAATGTCAAACTTTGAAAGTGAGGAACTAG
- the coaE gene encoding dephospho-CoA kinase (Dephospho-CoA kinase (CoaE) performs the final step in coenzyme A biosynthesis.), whose product MGMILGLTGGIATGKSTVVEIFKEAGFPIVDADVIAREVVEPGTRGLQAIVDAFGPEILFSDGSLDRKKLGKLIFSDKQKRDHLNHVLSPFLRAAILEDIDRKKNMSSLVIVDIPLLYEGGYDAVVDQVAVVYIPEEVQLSRLMERDNLSSLEAAQRIDSQMPIEEKKRRADLIFDNQKTVEETKKQVKKWLSKNIF is encoded by the coding sequence ATGGGAATGATATTAGGTTTAACTGGAGGGATCGCTACTGGGAAGAGCACAGTCGTGGAGATTTTTAAAGAAGCAGGTTTTCCTATCGTGGATGCTGATGTGATTGCTAGAGAAGTAGTTGAGCCGGGGACTCGAGGACTTCAAGCGATCGTTGACGCATTTGGTCCTGAAATATTGTTTAGTGACGGATCCTTAGATCGAAAAAAATTAGGAAAGCTTATTTTCTCAGATAAGCAAAAGAGAGATCACTTGAATCATGTACTGTCACCCTTTTTAAGAGCGGCTATTTTAGAGGACATCGATCGGAAAAAAAATATGTCGTCATTAGTTATAGTGGATATTCCATTGCTTTATGAAGGCGGGTATGACGCAGTTGTCGATCAAGTCGCAGTTGTTTACATTCCGGAAGAGGTGCAATTATCTCGATTAATGGAGCGAGATAATCTTTCAAGTTTAGAAGCTGCACAAAGAATCGATAGTCAAATGCCGATCGAAGAGAAAAAAAGACGCGCAGATCTTATTTTTGATAATCAAAAAACAGTAGAAGAAACAAAAAAACAAGTCAAGAAATGGCTTTCAAAAAATATTTTTTGA
- a CDS encoding nucleotide sugar dehydrogenase produces the protein MEKEIVVIGLGYVGLPSVMNHVENGHQVTGFDIDQKKIDSLNQGVSYLDTMSDELIGEMLKKGTVFTTNEKLLKDKDIYIIDVPTPIDEDKIPDLSYVKSAVNLIEDKVKAGSLIILESTTYPGTTEEYLVQKFAEKGYNIGTDLYIAYSPERIDPGNRQSLSAKIPRIVAGHTKNCLAQAKAFYGDHVSAVSNLKTAELAKIYENTFRLVNIALADELQKITDNLEISVGEVLEAAATKPFGFMKFTPNLGIGGHCIPVDPYYLTWLMEQRGLDTPLISTAGQINDSMLEYHLHKINEYLSEQEKDLSGLKIAILGVTYKKNVADIRMSSVRRLMDKLGKMTAQIVAYDDVLHAYYTKDDEKIHRLEKNYHELTSFDLVIYAVDHELYEENKPKIIENSRLFYDLTIV, from the coding sequence ATGGAAAAAGAAATTGTAGTCATTGGATTAGGTTATGTAGGATTACCTAGTGTTATGAATCATGTAGAAAATGGCCATCAGGTGACGGGGTTTGATATTGATCAAAAAAAGATTGATTCGTTGAATCAAGGGGTTAGCTATCTTGATACAATGTCAGATGAATTAATCGGTGAAATGCTAAAAAAAGGGACAGTTTTCACGACTAATGAAAAGTTGCTTAAGGATAAAGATATCTACATTATTGATGTACCAACGCCAATTGATGAAGATAAAATTCCGGATTTGAGTTATGTGAAATCAGCAGTAAATCTGATTGAAGATAAAGTAAAAGCCGGTTCATTGATCATTTTAGAAAGCACTACGTATCCTGGGACCACTGAAGAATACTTAGTGCAAAAATTTGCAGAAAAAGGGTACAACATAGGTACGGATTTGTACATAGCCTATTCTCCAGAACGAATCGACCCTGGGAATAGGCAGTCTTTAAGTGCTAAAATCCCAAGGATCGTAGCTGGTCATACTAAAAATTGTCTTGCACAGGCAAAAGCATTTTACGGAGATCATGTGTCAGCGGTCTCAAACTTAAAAACAGCGGAATTAGCGAAAATTTATGAAAATACGTTTAGACTAGTCAACATTGCCTTGGCAGATGAATTGCAAAAAATCACGGATAATTTAGAAATCAGTGTAGGAGAAGTGCTGGAGGCAGCAGCAACGAAACCATTTGGATTCATGAAATTTACACCCAACTTAGGAATTGGCGGTCATTGCATCCCGGTGGATCCATACTATTTGACTTGGTTGATGGAACAAAGAGGTCTGGATACTCCTTTGATCAGCACTGCAGGCCAAATCAATGACTCTATGCTTGAGTATCATTTACATAAGATCAATGAATATCTAAGTGAGCAGGAGAAAGATCTATCGGGTCTAAAAATTGCTATTTTAGGGGTGACTTATAAGAAGAATGTCGCAGATATTCGGATGTCATCTGTTCGTAGATTGATGGATAAATTAGGAAAAATGACTGCACAAATCGTTGCTTATGATGACGTTTTACATGCATATTATACAAAAGATGACGAAAAGATACACCGTTTAGAAAAAAATTATCATGAACTTACTTCTTTTGATTTAGTGATCTACGCAGTGGATCACGAACTGTATGAAGAAAACAAACCAAAGATCATTGAAAATAGCCGCCTTTTTTACGATTTGACAATTGTTTAA
- a CDS encoding pectate lyase-like adhesive domain-containing protein, protein MSRKNKRKEQQAIENLRSKKLLKTVLAPLLILLAIPGLIFGVHLIKQAPKKTIKESQTTQLVIKEKKYAEVSSWSELIEALSNKQISEIYLKKDIKFPQSEAELAKENRITVQKEKILHFDKTKKQQLHRPILLLNFLETDSNRYVVIQGEGREIDLGKVELNLPAGLELDFNEVVVLRAYHY, encoded by the coding sequence ATGTCCAGAAAAAACAAGCGGAAAGAGCAACAGGCCATTGAAAATTTGCGCTCAAAAAAATTACTAAAAACAGTACTGGCGCCATTGCTTATACTTTTGGCTATACCAGGTCTTATTTTTGGGGTACATCTGATCAAACAAGCACCTAAAAAAACAATAAAAGAAAGTCAAACCACTCAACTGGTGATAAAGGAAAAAAAATATGCTGAGGTGTCTTCTTGGTCAGAGCTGATCGAGGCTTTATCAAACAAACAAATCAGCGAAATTTATCTGAAGAAAGATATTAAATTCCCTCAATCTGAAGCGGAATTAGCTAAAGAAAATCGAATAACGGTTCAAAAAGAAAAAATTCTTCATTTTGATAAAACAAAAAAGCAGCAGCTACACCGACCGATTCTATTGCTTAACTTTCTTGAAACGGATTCCAACAGGTATGTGGTGATTCAAGGAGAAGGAAGAGAAATCGATCTAGGGAAAGTTGAATTGAATCTTCCAGCAGGATTAGAGCTTGATTTTAACGAAGTAGTTGTTTTAAGAGCATATCACTATTGA
- a CDS encoding glycosyltransferase, with the protein MKRSIFFLLEVMGKVLLFLIPIFSIVYIVFYELTHFKNQTIEQFVLSGKLPITAFFLVVLFVLIIHFTFNHSKKALLKHSGITPKIRRYKMGYWASKRKNSNEQTLFKKSNTMLFITIVATIILGAIWFGYRLRGDSRHSLSGIAPFFTMSGGMALATLVLSTLYTPYTSDGIRKRNVHILMPIYNEPVENIENAFRSILNQTVKPVSFVAVDDGSQLVDYTELSTKYQQIFAEKGIRFQFLAQENSGKRAAQLLAYRSLNITDYHNELILTVDSDTVFEKHAIEQGIIPFDDEQVYSVAGVIVTRNITDNILTIITDLLVVGHMVLIERSMNSMFGSVAVNSGPIAFYRAEVLKLAETLGYENEQFGRARVEFSDDSFLTMAALLLGRTVAQSTAVSYTELPNKISHHVRQHLRWSRGSFIRGFWRLSLFPINSFVFFRQAFGWAMFASMLVIKLQLFYWLIFVMTDIPILLLAPLAFSAVYSLSYISIPRNDLAKRDKWIVFCAFPFTVLWMVFVLSPVRVWGYITHKNTGWGTRNKIEL; encoded by the coding sequence ATGAAAAGAAGTATTTTTTTCTTGCTTGAAGTGATGGGGAAAGTTCTGTTATTTTTGATCCCTATTTTTTCTATTGTTTACATTGTTTTTTATGAGCTCACCCATTTCAAAAATCAGACGATCGAACAATTTGTTTTATCTGGAAAACTACCGATAACGGCATTTTTTCTTGTAGTTCTATTCGTTTTGATCATTCATTTTACCTTTAATCATTCGAAAAAAGCACTACTCAAGCATTCTGGAATCACTCCGAAAATCAGACGCTATAAAATGGGGTATTGGGCAAGTAAACGAAAAAATAGCAACGAACAAACTTTATTTAAAAAAAGTAATACTATGTTATTTATCACAATAGTTGCAACAATTATTTTGGGAGCTATCTGGTTTGGTTACCGACTAAGAGGAGATTCCCGTCATTCTTTGAGTGGTATTGCACCATTCTTTACGATGAGTGGAGGGATGGCGCTTGCGACCCTTGTTTTGAGTACGCTATACACGCCGTATACTAGTGATGGCATTAGAAAAAGAAATGTTCATATTTTGATGCCGATCTATAATGAACCTGTTGAAAATATAGAAAATGCTTTCCGCTCTATTTTAAATCAGACAGTAAAACCAGTTTCGTTTGTGGCTGTGGATGATGGCAGTCAATTAGTTGATTATACTGAACTTTCTACTAAATATCAGCAGATTTTTGCTGAAAAAGGGATTCGTTTTCAATTTTTGGCTCAGGAAAATAGTGGGAAAAGGGCTGCTCAGTTATTGGCTTATCGTTCTTTAAACATCACAGATTATCATAATGAGCTTATTTTGACAGTTGATAGTGATACCGTTTTTGAAAAGCATGCGATCGAGCAGGGGATCATTCCGTTTGATGATGAACAAGTTTATTCTGTTGCTGGAGTCATTGTCACACGAAATATTACAGATAATATTCTAACGATCATCACAGATTTGTTGGTAGTTGGCCATATGGTATTGATAGAACGATCGATGAATTCGATGTTTGGCAGTGTAGCAGTTAATAGCGGACCAATTGCTTTTTATCGTGCGGAAGTGCTGAAATTAGCGGAAACACTTGGATATGAAAATGAACAGTTCGGACGTGCAAGAGTGGAGTTTTCGGATGATAGTTTTTTGACCATGGCCGCTCTTTTATTAGGAAGAACAGTTGCCCAGTCAACGGCAGTGTCTTATACAGAATTACCGAATAAAATCAGTCATCATGTAAGACAGCATCTTCGCTGGAGCAGAGGAAGTTTTATTAGAGGCTTTTGGCGTTTGTCACTTTTCCCGATCAATAGTTTTGTATTTTTCAGGCAAGCTTTTGGCTGGGCAATGTTTGCTTCGATGCTAGTGATCAAATTACAATTATTTTATTGGCTGATTTTTGTGATGACAGACATCCCCATTTTACTTTTAGCCCCATTAGCATTTAGTGCGGTTTATTCTTTGTCTTATATTTCGATCCCAAGAAATGATCTGGCAAAGAGAGACAAGTGGATCGTGTTTTGTGCGTTTCCTTTTACAGTTTTATGGATGGTCTTTGTCCTGTCACCTGTGCGTGTTTGGGGCTATATCACGCATAAAAATACTGGCTGGGGAACGAGAAATAAAATAGAATTATAA
- the nrdR gene encoding transcriptional regulator NrdR encodes MRCPRCHHNNSRVIDSRQADDGRAIRRRRECENCNYRFTTFERIEAAPLLVIKKNGDREEFNREKILRGLIRSAEKRPVAMEQMEQIVDNVENRVRSLGENEVSTTLVGEYVMEDLVDLDEIAYIRFASVYRQFKDMSVFLKELQGIVDKAKSSNDDTTNK; translated from the coding sequence ATGCGTTGTCCAAGATGTCATCATAATAATTCTCGTGTCATTGATAGCCGCCAAGCGGATGATGGACGTGCGATTCGTCGTCGCAGAGAATGCGAAAATTGTAATTACCGTTTTACAACGTTTGAACGAATCGAAGCGGCGCCATTACTAGTCATCAAAAAAAATGGTGATCGAGAAGAATTTAATAGAGAAAAGATTTTGCGTGGGTTGATTCGTTCAGCTGAAAAACGCCCTGTTGCAATGGAACAAATGGAACAGATCGTTGATAATGTTGAGAATCGAGTACGTAGTTTAGGTGAAAATGAAGTTTCGACAACATTAGTTGGTGAATATGTGATGGAAGACTTAGTAGATCTAGATGAGATTGCTTATATTCGCTTTGCAAGTGTCTATCGTCAATTTAAGGACATGAGTGTCTTTTTGAAAGAATTACAAGGAATCGTTGACAAAGCTAAGTCATCAAATGATGATACAACCAATAAATAA
- a CDS encoding replication initiation and membrane attachment family protein, with amino-acid sequence MKSNWKEVQPKSIFQVGISSPLSDQEREVLALLYQPIIGSDAFSLYTTFLSEVGTNSTSESLFHAELITMMDKSIKQILNARKKLEGIGLLDTFVKSDAELGTIFFYRLNHPETVERFFKDEVLTLTLLNTVGQRKLDKLFDRFKPNYFSLAGYEEVSASFKDVYLFKAEQVAAQNEQLQQIEASFNDPRPAKKISAVNESFDWSYFIQGIERLGIKLPDNSDGFKEEVFIFHNLFGITELDMVDFCSKSFDYYTGKIDTKDFERAVYRTYDPDKQQRKSEVIQNEQVNLSDTDQQTYRYNSLKMSGFTEMDIQMIMDSENNFPLNYLEALKNSKGGYTTPQERSLVKYLVSKSGLPNSVINILINYVYNIQKQPTLKADYVNRIANEWAQSGIVSPEKAIEHVREIAQKSKTQQNKPHYSQNNRVIRQETLPDWVDNPVEEKKLSPERQAELERELRELLKEEGD; translated from the coding sequence TTGAAAAGTAATTGGAAAGAAGTCCAGCCAAAAAGCATTTTTCAAGTTGGTATAAGTTCGCCATTGTCGGATCAGGAGCGGGAAGTACTGGCACTGTTGTACCAGCCGATCATTGGTTCAGATGCGTTTAGTTTGTATACGACATTTTTGTCTGAAGTAGGGACTAACAGTACTAGTGAATCACTGTTTCATGCAGAACTGATCACGATGATGGATAAGAGTATCAAACAAATTTTAAACGCTAGAAAAAAGTTAGAGGGAATCGGACTATTAGATACATTTGTCAAAAGCGATGCGGAGTTAGGCACTATTTTTTTCTATCGGTTGAACCATCCGGAGACCGTAGAGCGTTTTTTCAAGGATGAAGTGTTGACATTGACACTCTTAAATACAGTCGGTCAAAGAAAGCTAGATAAATTATTCGATCGTTTTAAGCCAAACTATTTCTCATTAGCTGGTTATGAAGAAGTTTCAGCAAGCTTTAAGGATGTCTATTTATTTAAAGCAGAACAGGTTGCTGCTCAAAATGAGCAATTGCAGCAGATTGAAGCCTCATTTAATGATCCTCGTCCGGCTAAAAAAATTAGTGCTGTGAATGAGTCGTTCGACTGGTCCTATTTTATTCAGGGAATCGAGCGTTTAGGTATAAAATTACCAGATAATAGTGATGGATTTAAGGAAGAAGTATTCATTTTTCATAATTTGTTTGGTATCACAGAATTGGATATGGTCGATTTTTGTTCAAAATCATTTGACTATTACACTGGGAAGATAGACACTAAAGATTTTGAGCGAGCAGTATATAGAACCTACGATCCGGATAAACAACAAAGAAAAAGTGAAGTCATTCAAAATGAGCAGGTGAATCTTTCTGATACGGATCAGCAAACTTATCGATATAATTCATTGAAAATGTCTGGTTTTACAGAAATGGATATTCAAATGATCATGGACAGTGAAAATAACTTCCCGCTGAATTACTTGGAAGCCTTAAAAAATAGCAAAGGCGGATATACAACACCACAAGAACGTTCGTTAGTAAAATATTTAGTTTCAAAGTCTGGACTGCCAAATAGTGTGATCAATATTTTGATCAATTATGTGTACAATATTCAAAAACAGCCAACGCTAAAAGCTGATTATGTGAATCGAATTGCCAATGAATGGGCTCAAAGCGGAATCGTTTCGCCAGAAAAGGCGATCGAGCATGTTCGTGAAATTGCTCAAAAAAGTAAAACGCAACAAAACAAGCCTCATTATTCACAAAATAATCGAGTGATTCGTCAGGAAACACTACCTGACTGGGTGGATAATCCAGTTGAGGAAAAGAAATTATCTCCTGAAAGACAAGCTGAACTCGAAAGAGAGCTTCGAGAACTATTAAAAGAAGAAGGTGATTAA
- the dnaI gene encoding primosomal protein DnaI, with the protein MEDVGKEMSKIIRNRDMSERYNELVDVVLKDEDVQRFIEEHRDRLTDDDIRKSYSKLYEFVQEKRKYQLNDPTMIAPGYEPKLALNFHYIDVTYIPTEALIAKQQEEEIRKRVKAMDMPKDVREARLKSFDLSSDGREEAFAGAMKFIKEYSQSPKEFHKGLYLQGTFGVGKSFLLGAIANSLAERGFVTTIVHFPTFTVEMKQAIAKDLVGEKLDAVKKSPVLMIDDLGAESMTSWIRDDVLSVILQYRMQEQLVTFFSSNLNLKDLEKHLTVTQRGEQEPLKARRIMERVRYLAKEITMSGNDRRNG; encoded by the coding sequence ATGGAAGATGTAGGCAAAGAAATGTCAAAGATCATTCGCAATAGAGATATGAGTGAGCGCTATAACGAGTTGGTGGATGTCGTTTTGAAAGATGAAGATGTCCAAAGATTTATTGAAGAACATCGCGACCGCTTGACAGATGATGATATCCGAAAGAGCTATTCAAAATTGTATGAGTTTGTTCAGGAGAAAAGAAAGTATCAGTTAAATGATCCCACGATGATTGCCCCTGGATACGAGCCAAAATTAGCTTTGAACTTCCATTATATCGATGTCACGTATATTCCAACAGAAGCTCTGATTGCGAAGCAGCAAGAAGAAGAGATCAGAAAACGTGTGAAGGCGATGGATATGCCAAAAGATGTCCGTGAAGCTCGCTTAAAATCATTTGACTTAAGTTCTGATGGACGGGAAGAGGCTTTTGCTGGAGCGATGAAATTCATTAAGGAGTACTCACAATCTCCTAAAGAATTTCATAAAGGTTTATATTTACAAGGGACCTTTGGTGTAGGAAAATCTTTTCTCTTAGGCGCAATTGCAAATAGTTTGGCGGAAAGAGGATTTGTAACAACGATCGTTCATTTTCCTACCTTTACTGTAGAGATGAAACAGGCTATTGCGAAAGATTTAGTCGGCGAAAAATTGGATGCTGTCAAGAAATCTCCTGTATTGATGATTGATGATCTGGGAGCAGAATCTATGACGTCATGGATAAGAGATGATGTATTAAGTGTTATCTTACAGTATCGAATGCAAGAGCAATTAGTTACTTTCTTTTCGTCAAACCTAAATCTAAAAGATCTTGAAAAGCATTTAACAGTTACACAACGCGGAGAACAAGAACCATTAAAAGCACGCCGAATTATGGAACGGGTTCGTTACCTAGCGAAGGAAATCACTATGTCTGGAAATGACCGAAGAAATGGATAA